CTTCCACTGGGCGCATCTCGATATTGCCGGTACAGCATGGCGCACTGGTCCTACCAAGGGTGCAACCGGTCGTCCGGTGCCGTTATTAAGCCAATACCTGATTAACCGGGCGCATGGCTGAAGTCAGCTTTTATATCCTGCCGTCACAATCGATACAGGAACGCGATGAGTTTGCCTGCAAACTCATCGAGAAGGCCTATCGTAACGGTTGTTTTTGTTATGTACTCACTGATAATACAGAACAAAGCCAAAAAATAGACGACCTGCTCTGGACTTTCAGGGCAGGCAGTTTTATTCCACACCAGATTTACACGGGCGAATTGCCATTTATCGCCAAGGATGGTGTGTATGCCGAAAGCTCGCAGGTAGCGAGCTCGGCCATTGAAAAAGTCATTTTGATTGGCTCACTTGATGTGCCTGAGCATTGGCAAAACACCGTTATTAACCTGTCTTCGCATTGCCCCGAACACTTCGACAAAATCGAACGCATTTTTGAGATACTGGATAATAGCGAAACCGCCAAAGAACTGGGTAGAAATCGCTACCGACACTATCAGCAGTCAGGTTTAACCATAACTACCCATAAGATTGGGCATTAATTGCGTGTAATCAGGGTCATGTAAACCGGCGAACCAACACCGTATCCTTTTGGTTACCATGCAATAAAACCAACCCAACCAAATACCTAATTTTTCACAAAAATAATAACGCATCCATGGAAAAAATATACGCTCCGCATTCAATTGAACAACGCTGGTATCAAACTTGGGAAGAAAAAGGCTACTTTGCCGCCAAATCGGAAGGTGAATCTTATTGCATCATGATCCCACCGCCTAATGTCACCGGCAGCTTACATATGGGTCATGCCTTTCAGGATACCATTATGGATGCCCTAACCCGCTATCACCGTATGAAAGGCTATAGCACCTTATGGCAACCGGGCACTGACCATGCGGGTATTGCTACGCAAATGGTGGTCGAACGGCTATGTAATACCGAAGGCCAAACCCGCCATGATTTGGGGCGCGAAAAATTTCTTGAAAAAGTCTGGCAATGGAAAGAAGAATCCGGCGGTACGATTACCCGTCAACTGCGGCGTATGGGCTCTTCCCTGGATTGGGACAGGGAACGTTTTACGATGGATGACGGTATGTCTGATGCCGTGCAAGCCGTATTTATACAACTTTATGAAGAAGGCCTGATTTATCGCGGCAAGCGTCTGGTCAACTGGGATCCTGTTTTGCATACCGCGGTATCTGATCTGGAAGTGCTTTCTGAAGAAGAAAACGGTTTTATGTGGCACCTGCGTTATCCTTTGTCTAATGGCCAAGGCCATTTGGTAGTTGCGACCACGCGCCCTGAAACCATGCTTGGTGATGCAGCAGTAGCGATACATCCCAATGATGACCGTTACAAACATTTACTGGGCGAATTTGTGGAACTGCCATTAACCGGTCGTCGCATTCCCATTATTGCCGATGACTATGTTGATCCTGAATTTGGTACAGGCTGTGTCAAAATTACGCCTGCCCATGACTTTAACGATTACGAAGTGTGGACACGTCATCGCCATACCTCAGCCATTCAGGATTTACCCCATGGCGGCCTGATTAATATTTTAACGGTTAATGCTGCAATACGCAGTAATGCCGAGGATGAAAATGAGCTGATCCCGCAAAAATATTGCGGCCTTGATCGTTTTGAAGCCCGTAAAGTCATGGTTGCTGATCTGGAAGCACTCGATTTGCTGGAAAAAATTGCTGACCATAAATTAATGGTGCCGCGCGGCGACCGTACCAACAGTGTTATCGAACCCTTATTAACGGATCAGTGGTACGTTAAGGTCGCGCCGTTGGCAGAACCTGCGATTGCTGCGGTTGAAAACGGCGATATCAAGTTTGTGCCGGACAACTGGAAAAATACCTATTTCGACTGGATGCGCAATATTCAGGACTGGTGTATTTCCCGGCAAATATGGTGGGGTCATCGTATCCCGGCCTGGTATGACGAACTGGGTAATATTTACGTTGGCAACTCTGAGCAGGACATTCGCGACAAACACAATCTATCAGCGGACTATGCACTCAGACAGGATGAAGATGTTCTGGATACCTGGTTTTCTTCCGCATTATGGCCTTTTTCTACCTTGGGCTGGCCGGAAAATACTGAGGAACTGGCCAAGCATTACCCAACCAGTGTTCTGGTAACGGGTTTTGACATTATTTTCTTCTGGGTAGCCAGGATGATTATGATGGGCCTGAAATTCCAGGGTGCGGTGCCGTTTAAAGAGGTTTATATCCATGGCTTGGTGCGTGATGCCGAAGGCCAAAAAATGTCCAAATCCAAAGGTAACGTACTCGACCCGATTGATATCATCGACGGTATAGAACTGGAAACTTTGGTAGCAAAACGCATTTCAGGCATGATGCAACCGCATTTAGCCAAAAAAATCGAACAAGATACACGTAAACATTTTCCGGATGGCATCCAATCTTACGGTACCGATGCCTTGCGCTTCACTTTTGCTTCTTTGGCATCTACGGGACGGGATATTCGTTTTGATCTTGCCAGAACCGAAGGTTATCGCAATTTTTGCAATAAACTCTGGAATGCTGCACGTTTCGTATTGATGAACACCGAAGAACAGGATAACGGTTTATCTGATGCACCGTGCACCTACACACAAGTTGATCGCTGGATTATTTCCAGACTGGATCAAGTAACAGCGACTACCAGCAACGCGATTGATAATTATCGTTTTGACCTGGCGGCACAAGCGATTTATGAATTTACCTGGAATGAATATTGCGACTGGTATCTGGAACTGGCAAAAATATCGCTGCAATCCGATGATGCAGCTCTTCAACGCGGTACCCGCAAAACGCTGTTGACCGTTTTAGAGTCTATCTTACGCTTGGCACATCCCATCATGCCATTTATCACTGAAGAAATCTGGCAACGTGTAGCACCGTTAGCAGGGATTATCGCCAGTGATGGTGTGTATGCCGCAAGCCACTCGGGAACTGGCGCAGCGAACGCTGAATCCATCATGCTGCAACCTTATCCAATCGCTGATGGAGCACGGATTGATAACAATGCGGTCGCTGAAATCAATTGGGTTATGAACTTTATTTTAGGTGTGCGCCGTATTCGTGGTGAAATGAACATTGCCCCTGGTAAGCCTTTACCGGTATTACTACAAGATGGCTCAGTGACTGACCAGGATTACTTAACGAATAGCTCGGCTTATTTAAAAAGACTGGGCCGCTTGGAGTCTATTACCTGGCTAAATAGCGATGACGCAACGCCTGAATCGGCGATTGCCTTGGTTGGTGAATTGAAAATTCTGATCCCTATGGCAGGCCTTATAGATAAAGAGGCTGAACTGGCACGATTGGAAAAAGAAATACAAAAGATTAAAAATGATCTGCCGAGAATTGAAGGCAAGTTAAGCAACCCCACCTTTATTGATAAAGCGCCACCTGAAGTTATTGACAAAGAAAAAACCAAGCTGGCGGATTTACTGTCAAATCTAAACAACCTTGAACAACAACAAACCAAGATTCAGTTGCTATAAAATAGCAACAGTTTGGGTTAACAAGTCGTTCGGGACGCTACAGGTAACCAGAAAGTATTCCCGCTCCACGCTGAAAAAGCAGTGATTTATTGACGCTGCTTTGAGAATAAAATGCCCCGTCAGGAAACTAACGGGGCATTTTTTTTGGATTCTGTGACCAAATTATATTCGATCAGCTTGACATGATAAACTACGAAGGAAAAAAATCGACCAAAAATAGTCAAGGGATTTTAGCCTTTACCTCGAGTCCGGGTCCGGGTCGGTGATTTATCCTTTGTCGTTTCCATGGTTTCAAAACGTTTTTCAATAAACTGTATAATCAATTCGGCAATATCTTTTTCACTGGCCGCTTCAATACCTTTTAAACCGGGTGATGAGTTAACTTCCATAATAACCGGACCATGATTTGAACGCAGCAAATCAACACCACAGACATTCAATCCCATTATTTTTGCTGCACGCACTGCGGTTGAGCGCTCTTCAGGTGTCAAACGTATCAGGGCTGCCGAGCCACCACGATGCAAATTTGAACGAAACTCACCATCCAAAGCTTGCCTCTTCATGGCTGCGACGACTTTATCGCCAACCACAAAACAGCGTATATCACTGCCACCCGCTTCTTTAATAAACTCCTGAACCATAATATTGGCATTCAGGCCCATAAAAGCTTGAATAACACTTTCAGCGGCATTATGGGTTTCTGCCAATACCACGCCAATACCTTGAGTACCTTGCAACAGTTTAATCACTAATGGGGCGCCACCGACTTGAGAAATTAAATCTTCAATATCATCCGGGTTATTGGCAAAACCGGTTACTGGCAGACCGATACCTTTTCTGGCGAGTAACTGAACCGAGCGTAATTTATCTCTTGAACGTGAGATGGCTACCGACTCATTTAGAGGAAAAACATTCATCATTTCAAATTGCCTGAGTACTGCAGTACCGTAAAATGTCACTGAAGCACCAATTCTTGGAATAACAGCATCAAATCCGGTTAAATCTTCTCCCCGATAATGGATGGATGGATTATGCGAGGTAATATTCATATAGCAACGCAAAACATCCAAAACCCGTACCTCATGTCCGCGTGCTTGCGCTGCTTCAACCAATCGAGCGGTTGAATAGAGTTTAGCGTTACGGGATAAAATAGCAATTTTCATAGTTTCTCTAATTAGCACTTAAGATAGTGCTATATTTTGGCATGAAATATGGCAACAAACCTAAAAATTTACCTGATCAGTAGTAAAGACAATGGGTTTATAAAGGAATACAGAGACATAGACGTCTTACAATTTGACGTAGCTAGCGATAGACAATCGTTATTATCAGGAAAAGTACGTAAGTGGGCGAGCACTCTATCCAATTTGATTGCAAACAAGTAACTTACTCGCCAGATATAAAAAGCATTAATTTTGAACAACTGGATTATCAATAAAAAAGCGAGTCGGGATCAAGCCGAAATAATGTTCCGGCTTGGTCCCGACTCGCTTGGATAATTTTTCGGATAGCAGGCTTGCCCTGCCTTGCCAGGAGTCTAGCCTAGACGAAACGCTTGCGAAATGCGCTAAAACTCATACCTACCAAACCGCTGATAAAAATCAGCAAGGCAGGAGGTAATGGCACGGCGCTAATAGTAAAGTTGCTACTAACGTTTATTGCTGACCGATCTTGGTTTAAAAAAGTTAAACCTTGATTAAAATCCGATAACTCAGAATCAACAAAAATTGAGACATTACCTGCTGCCAGTGCTTGAAAATGCAAACTTGCCAGGGTTAATGTTTGTCCCACAACTACGTCATTAGTGATAGCGTCATATACCCAACCAGCGGCATTCAGACCATAATTCACTGAATTATCTTCAAACAGCGGATTGATAGTGCTACCGGTAAATGCAAGCAGACCGTTAGTTGAATAGAGGGCATTCAAACCAAAAGCCAGCAGAGAATCGGTTAAGTCATTGGCGAACAGATCATGTACGATAACATCGACATCAAAAGAATCACCGACCTGAACTTGGTTGCTTGCAGTATCCAGAGAAAACGAAATAATGGCGGCATGGCTTGGGGCGATGCTTAAAAGAAACACGGTAACCAGTGTTAAAATTTGAATTAGATTTTTCATGATTTTTATCCAAAATAGGGTTGAGGCTTGTCACCGGAAAGCGACCTGACTTTCCGGTGATGGGCGTTTATTTAACAGCCTTTAAACTGCTGTTATAATTGTTGTAATAGCCATACCAGATTCGATAATCGGCAGCGGATATGCAGCCGATTTTGTCATAGTTGGCTTCCTGGTTAAATCCAAACTGACCGGGACATTTACCAGCCTGCGCTCTTACCAAGCTGGCGTCGTTTGCATCGACATCACCATCGTTATCAAGATCGCCGGGTACAAACAGCTTGATCAACAAAGGATCGTGATCAGATGACCGATAAGCATTTGCCGCATAAAAGCTGCTGATTTGCGCACCGCTTTTAAACTCGGTGTTGTAATCTAGCGCAATCGGTTCATCGGCATTAATGTGCCATTCAGTGATGCCTTTAACTTGCGACGTTAATGCCGCATTGGCCAACGCATGATCAAGGTAACCGGAGGCACCGTCAAATACATAGCTGTAGGCGCTATTGTTACCGATAAATTTTTCTACCAGATTTTGATAGCCGGCATTACGCAATGCAGTGATCGGATCTTCCTTGGCATAAGCATTCAGATCGCCGACAATCAAGGCGTTATCAGAGCCACTATGAGTAGGATCAGCCGATAGCCAAGCTGCTAGTGCTTCAGCTGCATCTGTACGAGTGAGATTGCAATTACCTTGACCATCGCCGGTATCAGGATCGTTAAGATCAAGACAAGCTGAGCCTTTGGATTTAAGGTGATTAACCGCTATAGTCAGCATTTTATTGGATGCTTTGTCCAAAAAGGTCTGTGCCAAAGCGGGACGATTTTTGGTATCGACAAATAACTGATTAACAGAAGAATCCAGAATCGCCACAGAGCCGACTACACTGGCTTTAGCGGGCTTGTAGATGATACCGACGCTAATTTCGTCAGTACCGATTTTACTAACACCAGGGTTAATAAAAGCATAACTTCCGGCTCCGGCCAACTGGTTAAGACCGTTAACCAAATCAGCAATGGCGCTATTGCTACCATAACCATCATTTTCGATTTCCATCAAACCGATGATGTCAGCATTGAGGGCATGGATAGCTGGAATGATTTTATTGCGCTGCCGAGTAAATTCAATAGTTGTAGTGGCGCCACGTGCTGTCGGAAACCCGCCACCAAGACCATTGCCATTGAAGTAGTTAAGTACATTGAAAGCAGAGATACTTAAAGAACCCGGTGTTAATAAGCCCGGTGTTGTCGTGCGATTATTATCCGCCACGAAGGTCAGTGGCTGTGTAGGCAACAGACGATAAACGCTGTAATCATAGGCCAGAATGCCGGTAGCACTCATTACCGTATTGCCGCTACGCAAAGTATTGGCTGCGCTTAAGCCAGTCGGCTCAGGATAAATTACCGGATCCGGATTTTGAGTGCTGGAACCGTCGTCAACCAGTATCTGCTTAAGCAGGTTTTGCGCAGCAACATCAATAGCTGTCTGACCGGGAGCGGCAATTTGGGTTGGCGTCATTAAACGGCCGCCGGTCGACAACAATAATTCGCCATAGCGCGCCAAGGTGTAATTTTCGGTAACCGTTAATACTTGTGGTAAATTGATCAGCATACCTTCCCGCCATTCCGGATTATTGCTGAGGTTTTCAAACGGTAGAGTGACACTGACTGCCGTTGGCAAAGTATTGCCGGTTGAGCAGACATTGACTGAGCTGACAGTTTCCAGACGAGTCATACTGAAGGTTTCGGTAACGGTACCTACGACATGCACTCTGTCACCGACATTAACCGGGCTGTTGGAAGTGATGAACAAGCCTTCAGATGTCGCAGCATTTCCATCGCCTTCATTATCAGTTTGTTGTACAAAAAAGCCGTTCAACTTGGCACTGTCCTGAAAATCGCCGCTGACTACCGCTTCAACATGCGCAATGGAGCCAATTAATGGACTTGCACTACCACTGCCTTGGATGGCACTAATTAAAGTCGCACCCTGACCACATTGAGAAACTGGAGGAGGAGTAGTGCCTCCGCCATTCCCGCCATTAAAGCTTTGACCAGTATTGACAGCGGCAAATGAACTGGCAGAAGCCGAATTCCAGACAAAATCTTCATAGTTGGTGCCGTTGCCTTTTAATTGCAACGATTGACCGACTGGTGCAGAGGTTTCATTCACTCCAATGTTGACTCCGCTCATACCAGCCGCAGCGCCACCAACGGCAACAAAGGTACCTTCATAACTTAAAAACTGCACTACCGTAGTGCCATTTACCAGGGCGATAGCATCTGGTGAGCCGTTTTGTATGCCGTCAGTTGGATAATTAAAGCTCAGCGTACCAAAGCCATTACCAGATTGATCAGTAATCAAACCACTGAGGGCTTTTGTATTGTATACGGCGCCGCCGTTGCCATTATAAAGTACGAGCGACCATCCGCTAAGATTGGTACCTGCCGGGCCGGAAATTTCGATAGCTTCGCCGCTGTCAGTACCGGCATTATCATAGTGAATTTCGTTGATAAAAACCGGGGTAACTGCCTGAGCATTGCCGATAAAGCCGATGGCCCCCACAGCTACCAGTAGTGGATAGCGACTTAAACTTTTTGCGATCATTGTCGTAGTTTCTCTTTGCATTAAAATCGGTTAACAGGCTCTAAGCCCATGGCTTGACTCACAGAAAAAACATTACCAATGACCAGGTAACGCCCACCGAGTGACACTTAACTATCCAACTCCCTTAAATTCTGCAAGCTCGTAAATACTACAAGTTAATTATTTACAAGCCGTTAAGAAACCATGACAGTTTGCGAACAATACGGTGACATGTAATACGAGAAGCTTACATAAATTTATGACGATCAGCTAAAAACCAAAAGCGCTAGTTGCTACAGTTTGGTGAGTTGATAACCTGTTCAGGTGCACACAGCAATATCCTCATACAAAGTACATATGTATTACATTTCATTAAATCGTCTTGAAATGATAATAACGTCATCACAAAAACTCTTCATTATTAGCTCGCTATTTACCAATGCAAAGTACGTGCATTATTTGTCTTTTACCAAACTTAGCACCAATCACTTTTCTTACTGGAAGTAATCTTAATGAACAAAAATAAACTATTTATCGCCGCAGTTTTAATGTCGACACTGTGTGGCCAAGCTGAAGCCGCCTCACTGGTTGCCGATGGCACATGGAACGAATTTGACGTAAGTAAAATGTTGTCAAATTCTGGAAATCTTGAGTGGATAGACTATGAAAGTAATGACGCATTAAGCTTTGATTTTACCTTAACCGGATCAGCCTATTTGAAAGTTGTTGATGGCGGCTTTGCCGGAGATCGTTATAACGTTTACGATAATGGAAATTTGCTGGGGCAAACCTCGGTTGCTGTTAATACTTACCCGGACAGTATAGGCCATGATTTTGATGCAGCGT
Above is a window of Methylobacter sp. S3L5C DNA encoding:
- a CDS encoding DNA polymerase III subunit chi encodes the protein MAEVSFYILPSQSIQERDEFACKLIEKAYRNGCFCYVLTDNTEQSQKIDDLLWTFRAGSFIPHQIYTGELPFIAKDGVYAESSQVASSAIEKVILIGSLDVPEHWQNTVINLSSHCPEHFDKIERIFEILDNSETAKELGRNRYRHYQQSGLTITTHKIGH
- a CDS encoding valine--tRNA ligase — protein: MEKIYAPHSIEQRWYQTWEEKGYFAAKSEGESYCIMIPPPNVTGSLHMGHAFQDTIMDALTRYHRMKGYSTLWQPGTDHAGIATQMVVERLCNTEGQTRHDLGREKFLEKVWQWKEESGGTITRQLRRMGSSLDWDRERFTMDDGMSDAVQAVFIQLYEEGLIYRGKRLVNWDPVLHTAVSDLEVLSEEENGFMWHLRYPLSNGQGHLVVATTRPETMLGDAAVAIHPNDDRYKHLLGEFVELPLTGRRIPIIADDYVDPEFGTGCVKITPAHDFNDYEVWTRHRHTSAIQDLPHGGLINILTVNAAIRSNAEDENELIPQKYCGLDRFEARKVMVADLEALDLLEKIADHKLMVPRGDRTNSVIEPLLTDQWYVKVAPLAEPAIAAVENGDIKFVPDNWKNTYFDWMRNIQDWCISRQIWWGHRIPAWYDELGNIYVGNSEQDIRDKHNLSADYALRQDEDVLDTWFSSALWPFSTLGWPENTEELAKHYPTSVLVTGFDIIFFWVARMIMMGLKFQGAVPFKEVYIHGLVRDAEGQKMSKSKGNVLDPIDIIDGIELETLVAKRISGMMQPHLAKKIEQDTRKHFPDGIQSYGTDALRFTFASLASTGRDIRFDLARTEGYRNFCNKLWNAARFVLMNTEEQDNGLSDAPCTYTQVDRWIISRLDQVTATTSNAIDNYRFDLAAQAIYEFTWNEYCDWYLELAKISLQSDDAALQRGTRKTLLTVLESILRLAHPIMPFITEEIWQRVAPLAGIIASDGVYAASHSGTGAANAESIMLQPYPIADGARIDNNAVAEINWVMNFILGVRRIRGEMNIAPGKPLPVLLQDGSVTDQDYLTNSSAYLKRLGRLESITWLNSDDATPESAIALVGELKILIPMAGLIDKEAELARLEKEIQKIKNDLPRIEGKLSNPTFIDKAPPEVIDKEKTKLADLLSNLNNLEQQQTKIQLL
- the rimK gene encoding 30S ribosomal protein S6--L-glutamate ligase gives rise to the protein MKIAILSRNAKLYSTARLVEAAQARGHEVRVLDVLRCYMNITSHNPSIHYRGEDLTGFDAVIPRIGASVTFYGTAVLRQFEMMNVFPLNESVAISRSRDKLRSVQLLARKGIGLPVTGFANNPDDIEDLISQVGGAPLVIKLLQGTQGIGVVLAETHNAAESVIQAFMGLNANIMVQEFIKEAGGSDIRCFVVGDKVVAAMKRQALDGEFRSNLHRGGSAALIRLTPEERSTAVRAAKIMGLNVCGVDLLRSNHGPVIMEVNSSPGLKGIEAASEKDIAELIIQFIEKRFETMETTKDKSPTRTRTRGKG
- a CDS encoding ExeM/NucH family extracellular endonuclease, coding for MQRETTTMIAKSLSRYPLLVAVGAIGFIGNAQAVTPVFINEIHYDNAGTDSGEAIEISGPAGTNLSGWSLVLYNGNGGAVYNTKALSGLITDQSGNGFGTLSFNYPTDGIQNGSPDAIALVNGTTVVQFLSYEGTFVAVGGAAAGMSGVNIGVNETSAPVGQSLQLKGNGTNYEDFVWNSASASSFAAVNTGQSFNGGNGGGTTPPPVSQCGQGATLISAIQGSGSASPLIGSIAHVEAVVSGDFQDSAKLNGFFVQQTDNEGDGNAATSEGLFITSNSPVNVGDRVHVVGTVTETFSMTRLETVSSVNVCSTGNTLPTAVSVTLPFENLSNNPEWREGMLINLPQVLTVTENYTLARYGELLLSTGGRLMTPTQIAAPGQTAIDVAAQNLLKQILVDDGSSTQNPDPVIYPEPTGLSAANTLRSGNTVMSATGILAYDYSVYRLLPTQPLTFVADNNRTTTPGLLTPGSLSISAFNVLNYFNGNGLGGGFPTARGATTTIEFTRQRNKIIPAIHALNADIIGLMEIENDGYGSNSAIADLVNGLNQLAGAGSYAFINPGVSKIGTDEISVGIIYKPAKASVVGSVAILDSSVNQLFVDTKNRPALAQTFLDKASNKMLTIAVNHLKSKGSACLDLNDPDTGDGQGNCNLTRTDAAEALAAWLSADPTHSGSDNALIVGDLNAYAKEDPITALRNAGYQNLVEKFIGNNSAYSYVFDGASGYLDHALANAALTSQVKGITEWHINADEPIALDYNTEFKSGAQISSFYAANAYRSSDHDPLLIKLFVPGDLDNDGDVDANDASLVRAQAGKCPGQFGFNQEANYDKIGCISAADYRIWYGYYNNYNSSLKAVK
- a CDS encoding VPLPA-CTERM sorting domain-containing protein, which codes for MNKNKLFIAAVLMSTLCGQAEAASLVADGTWNEFDVSKMLSNSGNLEWIDYESNDALSFDFTLTGSAYLKVVDGGFAGDRYNVYDNGNLLGQTSVAVNTYPDSIGHDFDAASADSNFSYGSFLLGAGTHSITGLLSQSALDDSSIELNSTFGAVSLTAVPLPAAAWLYLTGTALMSFVARRRKTTL